The proteins below are encoded in one region of Pleuronectes platessa chromosome 14, fPlePla1.1, whole genome shotgun sequence:
- the klf5b gene encoding Krueppel-like factor 5 isoform X2, with amino-acid sequence MDSYLSPHPHDIVTSKMLCRDGSLMLEQPFPEDFASPYSVNMSLLLPDVTYLHPGLCRTVRQIKTEPSHSLMHPPCQGHGVPPPALPGALSAADTASGNFFIKQEVPDFQDVPLFQLLNSDLEQLIHGSQLNSIPMAPLSLPNGNVHVGPVPHSAKPTGNPQRECFQFNRHSGHQQTPTYLPPSPPNSEPPSPDRGKELLHNLSPPPSYEASIASKLTFQTHNPVDPRQTSSVAPIQGPHQNTSVRSVQSPGVGPLQRSSLTPVHRAPGLGPLSPVLGTESASLRFNRRNNPDLERRRIHHCDVPGCKKVYTKSSHLKAHLRTHTGEKPYQCSWEGCEWRFARSDELTRHFRKHTGAKPFQCGVCNRCFSRSDHLALHMKRHQR; translated from the exons ATGGACAGCTACCTGTCTCCGCATCCGCACGACATAGTCACCTCCAAAATGTTGTGTAGGGACGGCTCTCTGATGCTGGAGCAGCCTTTCCCAGAGGACTTTGCGTCGCCTTACAGTGTCAACATGAGCCTGCTCCTCCCTGACGTCACGTACCTGCACCCTGGTCTCTGCAGGACCGTGAGGCAGATCAAAACAGAGCCGTCCCACTCCCTGATGCACCCCCCCTGCCAGGGCCACGGGGTGCCGCCACCGGCTCTCCCGGGTGCTCTCAGCGCAGCCGACACGGCAAGCGGTAACTTTTtcatcaaacaggaagtgccCGATTTCCAGGATGTTCCCCTGTTTCAGCTCTTGAACTCTGACCTGGAACAGCTCATTCATGGGTCTCAGCTGAACTCCATCCCCATGGCACCGCTGAGTCTTCCAAATGGGAACGTTCATGTAGGCCCAGTGCCGCATTCTGCAAAGCCCACAGGGAATCCCCAGAGAGAGTGTTTCCAATTCAATCGGCATTCAGGCCATCAGCAGACACCGACCTATTTGCCCCCTTCTCCGCCAAACTCTGAGCCCCCAAGTCCGGACAGGGGGAAGGAGCTCCTCCACAATCTGTCCCCACCTCCCTCCTATGAAGCCAGCATCGCCTCTAAGTTAACATTTCAGACCCACAATCCCGTCGATCCAAGACAGACTTCCAGTGTCGCTCCAATCCAAGGTCCACACCAAAATACCAGTGTCCGATCAGTCCAAAGTCCAGGTGTTGGTCCACTCCAGCGTTCCAGCCTGACACCAGTTCACAGGGCACCAGGTCTGGGCCCTCTGTCCCCGGTGTTGGGGACAGAGTCAGCTTCACTTAGATTCAACCGAAGGAATAATCCTGATCTGGAGAGACGGCGGATTCACCACTGTGACGTCCCAG GATGTAAGAAGGTGTACACCAAGTCCTCTCATCTAAAGGCCCATCTACGGACCCACACAG GAGAGAAGCCTTACCAGTGCTCCTGGGAGGGATGTGAGTGGCGCTTCGCTCGTTCCGATGAGCTGACTCGCCATTTCAGGAAACACACCGGTGCAAAGCCTTTCCAGTGTGGAGTGTGCAACCGCTGCTTCTCCCGCTCCGACCACCTGGCACTACACATGAAAAGACACCAGCGCTAG
- the klf5b gene encoding Krueppel-like factor 5 isoform X1: protein MAAAVRNNVWVAPGQDAQFLHRSATAAPPTDGARGEDHGQVPCNTRDAIPGTSCFHDYNVAKSEMDSYLSPHPHDIVTSKMLCRDGSLMLEQPFPEDFASPYSVNMSLLLPDVTYLHPGLCRTVRQIKTEPSHSLMHPPCQGHGVPPPALPGALSAADTASGNFFIKQEVPDFQDVPLFQLLNSDLEQLIHGSQLNSIPMAPLSLPNGNVHVGPVPHSAKPTGNPQRECFQFNRHSGHQQTPTYLPPSPPNSEPPSPDRGKELLHNLSPPPSYEASIASKLTFQTHNPVDPRQTSSVAPIQGPHQNTSVRSVQSPGVGPLQRSSLTPVHRAPGLGPLSPVLGTESASLRFNRRNNPDLERRRIHHCDVPGCKKVYTKSSHLKAHLRTHTGEKPYQCSWEGCEWRFARSDELTRHFRKHTGAKPFQCGVCNRCFSRSDHLALHMKRHQR from the exons atgGCCGCTGCCGTGAGGAATAATGTTTGGGTCGCTCCGGGGCAGGACGCGCAGTTTCTCCACAGGAGCGCCACCGCCGCGCCACCGACTGACGGTGCGAGGGGTGAGGATCATGGACAAGTGCCGTGCAACACGAGGGATGCCATCCCGGGAACTTCGTGCTTCCATGATTACAACGTG gcTAAGTCAGAGATGGACAGCTACCTGTCTCCGCATCCGCACGACATAGTCACCTCCAAAATGTTGTGTAGGGACGGCTCTCTGATGCTGGAGCAGCCTTTCCCAGAGGACTTTGCGTCGCCTTACAGTGTCAACATGAGCCTGCTCCTCCCTGACGTCACGTACCTGCACCCTGGTCTCTGCAGGACCGTGAGGCAGATCAAAACAGAGCCGTCCCACTCCCTGATGCACCCCCCCTGCCAGGGCCACGGGGTGCCGCCACCGGCTCTCCCGGGTGCTCTCAGCGCAGCCGACACGGCAAGCGGTAACTTTTtcatcaaacaggaagtgccCGATTTCCAGGATGTTCCCCTGTTTCAGCTCTTGAACTCTGACCTGGAACAGCTCATTCATGGGTCTCAGCTGAACTCCATCCCCATGGCACCGCTGAGTCTTCCAAATGGGAACGTTCATGTAGGCCCAGTGCCGCATTCTGCAAAGCCCACAGGGAATCCCCAGAGAGAGTGTTTCCAATTCAATCGGCATTCAGGCCATCAGCAGACACCGACCTATTTGCCCCCTTCTCCGCCAAACTCTGAGCCCCCAAGTCCGGACAGGGGGAAGGAGCTCCTCCACAATCTGTCCCCACCTCCCTCCTATGAAGCCAGCATCGCCTCTAAGTTAACATTTCAGACCCACAATCCCGTCGATCCAAGACAGACTTCCAGTGTCGCTCCAATCCAAGGTCCACACCAAAATACCAGTGTCCGATCAGTCCAAAGTCCAGGTGTTGGTCCACTCCAGCGTTCCAGCCTGACACCAGTTCACAGGGCACCAGGTCTGGGCCCTCTGTCCCCGGTGTTGGGGACAGAGTCAGCTTCACTTAGATTCAACCGAAGGAATAATCCTGATCTGGAGAGACGGCGGATTCACCACTGTGACGTCCCAG GATGTAAGAAGGTGTACACCAAGTCCTCTCATCTAAAGGCCCATCTACGGACCCACACAG GAGAGAAGCCTTACCAGTGCTCCTGGGAGGGATGTGAGTGGCGCTTCGCTCGTTCCGATGAGCTGACTCGCCATTTCAGGAAACACACCGGTGCAAAGCCTTTCCAGTGTGGAGTGTGCAACCGCTGCTTCTCCCGCTCCGACCACCTGGCACTACACATGAAAAGACACCAGCGCTAG